The nucleotide sequence ATCCTTACATTCAGGACACGCTTAAAAGCATCGATCCTGAAGAATATGACAACATTTACGTTATCAGTATGTATCCCCATTACTCATATACAACAAGCGGTGCCTGTTTTAAGCGTTTTTATGCGTATATGAACATGAGACCTTTTGAAAGGTTCAAAGCAATTACCCACTGGCATTTGAATGAATCCTATAACAATTGTCTTTTGAAAAGAATAAAAAGTGCTGCTGAAAGATTAGAAGTGGACATTAATGATGCTTATATTCTCTTTTCCGCCCATTCTCTGCCTGAATATACACTCAGGGAAGGTGACTATTATGCCCGCCACATTGATGAACAGATAAAGCTTTTAACAGACAGACTTTCACATTCCAACTATTCTCTGGCCTATCAAAGCAGAACGGGGCCAATGAAATGGCTGGGGCCGGAAACCCGGGACGTCTTAAAAAATTTGGTGGCTAAAGGTGTTGATAACATAATAGTTGTGCCCATTTCCTTTGTCTCGGATCATATAGAAACTCTGATTGAACTGGACGATCAGTATATAAAGGAAGCTAAAGCAAGCGGAGCAAGTATAATCCGCTCAGATAGCTTAAATGATAGTGATGATTTTGCGGAAGCTGTAATTGACATAATTTTGGACGAATAATGGAAAAAGTTAAAACATTTTTCAGGATGATAAAAATTGAGCACTCTCTTTTTGCTCTCCCTTTTGCATTTACCGGAGCACTCCTGGCTGCCCGCGGGATTCCGTCGCTCTGGAAAATATTCTGGATTTTTGTTGCCATGGTAAATGCCAGAACTATAGCAATGGGACTGAACAGGGTTGTAGATGCAGAGATAGATTCAAAAAATCCGAGAACAGCCGACCGTGAAATTCCTGCCGGTAAAATTTCCAAAAAGAAGGCATTACTGTATATCGTGCTTTCATTATTCATCTATGAAGTTGCCACCTATCAATTGAATATGCTGTGCTTTATTTTATCCCCTGTTCCACTTATAGTTTTTGTCGTATATTCTTACTCAAAAAGATTTACTTCACTTTGCCATATTATACTGGGTGTTGCTCTTGGTCTGGCGCCCATTGGGGCGTGGGTTGCAATAAACGGAACAGTAAACCTGGGTATAGTACTACTTGGTATTGCCGTGCTGCTATGGGTGGCAGGATTTGATATCATATACGCTCTGCAGGATCTTGACTTTGACAAAAGTTACGGATTATTTTCAGTTCCTGCTAAATTAGGGATAAAAAACTCCATTCTTATATCCAGACTTTTTCATTTGACAGCATTTATTATATTTGCCTATTTAAAAGTCTACTTTGGCCTTGGCATTCTTTACATAGCCGGTGTTATTCTTTGCGGACTTTTTATGCTGTATGAGCATTCATTGATCAAATCTGATGATCTCAGCAGGGTAAATATGGCTTTTTTTAATATGAATGCATATATTAGCATTACGATATTTGTATTTGTCTTTCTGGACTTTCTTATGAGAGGTATGGTTTGAAAAAAATTTTTGTAGGTATTACCGGCGCAAGCGGGGCTTTATATGGATTAAAAACACTGCAGGAGTTGAGCAGGCGGGATTTTGAAGTGAATCTCTGTATTACCCCTGATGGACTTATTAATTTGAATCTTGAACTCGGCAAAGATTTCGGGTCAATTGATGAATTTATTACAAATTTTAAGCTTTCGAATATTATTACACACGATTATAAAAATTTTGCTGCACCTGTAAGCAGCGGCTCAAACCCGATGGATTACTACATTGTTGTCCCTGCCTCAATGGGTAGTGTAGGCAGAATAGCATCAGGAGTCAGTTCAAACCTGATTGAGCGCTGTGCCGATGTTGCCATGAAAGAATCCAAAAAATTAATACTTGTTGTAAGAGAAACTCCTTTTAACACTATCCATCTGCGAAACATGCTCTCGCTGTCACAGGCGGGAGTTACTGTGTTGCCGGCTGCTCCGGGTTTTTATCATAAACCAAAAGATATTGATGATATAATAAGCTTTATTGTTGGAAAGATTTTTGATATAATGAATATATCTCATAATTTGTTTGAAAGATGGGATTAAGAAGGGGGCAGTATGAAAGTAATTTGTACCAATTGCGGAACAGATTTCGATTCAGGCAATAAAAATAAATTTGAATGTCCTCACTGTGGGCAGTTTTATAATCTGAAAGAAAAACCCGATACATATGACGTTAAGATGCTTAACGGAGTCCTCGTTGAAAAAATATCCTTTAATGAATTAAAAAACGGCTTAAAAACTGGCAAATATCTTAAATACGATTATATTTCCGGAGGCAGTTTGCCATGGATAAAGATTATAAACTCGGATTTTGAGGATTTTGTCCCTGATTCCGCCGCTGTAAAAGGGGGCAATGGTGCATCAAAATCCTGGATTGTACTTTTTGTTTTTTCTTTTATAGTAAATATAGTTCTTTTGTTTTTTCTGTATCTTCAAAAAGTCAAGATTGATGATTTAATAAGCGGATAAGGAGGTAGCATGGATATTGAAAATAAAGAATGGTTTAAGAATACTTTTGAAAAAAGTAAGGAAGGAGTTGTTAAGTTTACCAGAATAAGCAGACTTCGCATTGAAATCGCAAGTATAAAAAAGAAAGCTGACGAGCGCTTCGAATCTCTCGGCAAAAAAACTTTTCAGCTGATGAAAGATAATGAGATTGAACATGATTTTCTATCTGATGACTACAAATCCCTGGAAAAACTTGATAGTAAACTTGCCGAACTTGAAAATCAGATAGAAGAGTTGAAAAAAAGAGAGGAAGAAGAATTCACCAGCAGTTTTTCAGGTAGTAGTGAGTTTGTAAAAACAGATGCCAACAGAGATTTTGCAGATGAAGACACTGCAAAAGATACAGATGTTTCGAAGAGTCAAACAGAAGACGATGATGATAAAAAGGATAAATCAGATACAAAGTAAAGTCCGGTTTATAAAAATAAGGAGTTATATCAGTTTATGAGGACAAAATTTGCAGCAAAATTTATATTGATTGTTCTAATGGGTGTCATGCTGTCTGCCTGCCATTTCAGCTTTGGATTCAAAACAGATTTGTCACTCAGAAAAAAATACGAATATTCTCACAAAACCGACAATCTGAAATTTTTCTATAATGTAGAAACGATTGGAAATGAAAAAAAGATAGAGATGGCGGTTAAGAATGCATCGAATATGTATATTGCCAATATGGCCTTGAATATTAATACACAAAACACTCAGCAATACTTTTATATTGGTAACATAAAAAATCTGAGCCGAAAAACCCTCGAATTTACCGTCCCTTCAAAGAATGATAAACTGCAGTTAAGTTATCATTATAATCTT is from Flexistipes sinusarabici DSM 4947 and encodes:
- the hemH gene encoding ferrochelatase — its product is MHDLLFAMYMGGPDSIQSIQPFLYNLFTDRDIINFKIGRIPQQWLAKIISTKRSRKIAPEYEKMGGGSPQLKYMQSLLEKTEFIYHEKYGRSLDTKIGMCYYHPYIQDTLKSIDPEEYDNIYVISMYPHYSYTTSGACFKRFYAYMNMRPFERFKAITHWHLNESYNNCLLKRIKSAAERLEVDINDAYILFSAHSLPEYTLREGDYYARHIDEQIKLLTDRLSHSNYSLAYQSRTGPMKWLGPETRDVLKNLVAKGVDNIIVVPISFVSDHIETLIELDDQYIKEAKASGASIIRSDSLNDSDDFAEAVIDIILDE
- a CDS encoding UbiA-like polyprenyltransferase; this encodes MEKVKTFFRMIKIEHSLFALPFAFTGALLAARGIPSLWKIFWIFVAMVNARTIAMGLNRVVDAEIDSKNPRTADREIPAGKISKKKALLYIVLSLFIYEVATYQLNMLCFILSPVPLIVFVVYSYSKRFTSLCHIILGVALGLAPIGAWVAINGTVNLGIVLLGIAVLLWVAGFDIIYALQDLDFDKSYGLFSVPAKLGIKNSILISRLFHLTAFIIFAYLKVYFGLGILYIAGVILCGLFMLYEHSLIKSDDLSRVNMAFFNMNAYISITIFVFVFLDFLMRGMV
- a CDS encoding UbiX family flavin prenyltransferase encodes the protein MKKIFVGITGASGALYGLKTLQELSRRDFEVNLCITPDGLINLNLELGKDFGSIDEFITNFKLSNIITHDYKNFAAPVSSGSNPMDYYIVVPASMGSVGRIASGVSSNLIERCADVAMKESKKLILVVRETPFNTIHLRNMLSLSQAGVTVLPAAPGFYHKPKDIDDIISFIVGKIFDIMNISHNLFERWD